A DNA window from Microcystis aeruginosa NIES-843 contains the following coding sequences:
- a CDS encoding Clr5 domain-containing protein, with protein sequence MVGIPDTIGTKDKDLLQKAFLNQILQSTGLIKNQDHSCLFQLLYNPKNQDKKRSEIVEIMKNKHNLHYTEATIHEYAKRIRRIMVDVFKQAMIDDGLELSVNLITTKYEKKGKPQNSIEPHQVTYQWLWEKKFPRMGWELAKEVAAPACNKLTMLDINENFEVEKSPNGGASNGSSKRGLVMNGTVIKPEPDKGNYIYLNKPHYLWVNLPENGKYLLLINETVEGNFYLFSPSRAFAYIPYTKLSEGLRLPPSEGLARFFQYDAVGDEYFLAIVTEQPIDLSWVNGESDPTDIILSQERLEEIFVKLGQQGNSEVFYKRFKVVEKPINHSDQSATIISNKNLVY encoded by the coding sequence ATGGTTGGCATTCCTGACACGATAGGGACTAAAGATAAAGACCTATTGCAAAAAGCATTTCTAAACCAGATCTTGCAAAGTACTGGTTTGATAAAAAATCAAGATCATAGTTGTTTATTTCAACTTCTATATAATCCAAAAAATCAAGATAAAAAAAGAAGTGAAATTGTCGAAATAATGAAAAATAAGCATAATCTTCATTATACGGAAGCAACTATTCATGAATATGCGAAAAGAATTAGGAGAATAATGGTAGATGTGTTTAAACAAGCGATGATAGACGATGGATTAGAATTAAGTGTCAATTTAATTACTACTAAATATGAGAAGAAAGGAAAACCTCAGAATTCAATTGAACCTCATCAAGTGACTTATCAATGGTTATGGGAGAAAAAATTTCCTCGGATGGGTTGGGAATTAGCAAAAGAAGTTGCTGCACCTGCTTGTAATAAGTTAACGATGCTGGATATTAATGAAAATTTTGAGGTAGAAAAATCCCCTAATGGAGGAGCCTCAAACGGGAGTTCAAAAAGGGGTCTAGTTATGAATGGTACTGTAATTAAGCCAGAGCCAGATAAGGGTAATTATATTTATCTTAACAAGCCCCATTATTTATGGGTTAATTTACCTGAAAATGGTAAATATTTATTGTTAATTAATGAGACGGTAGAAGGAAATTTTTATCTCTTTAGTCCTTCAAGAGCATTTGCCTATATTCCTTATACTAAGCTGTCAGAAGGACTTCGTTTACCCCCGTCTGAAGGACTAGCTCGATTTTTCCAATATGATGCAGTAGGAGATGAATATTTTCTGGCAATTGTCACAGAGCAACCCATTGATTTATCTTGGGTTAATGGGGAATCTGACCCTACAGATATTATTTTAAGTCAAGAGCGTCTTGAGGAGATATTTGTTAAATTGGGTCAACAGGGTAATAGTGAGGTGTTTTATAAGCGGTTTAAGGTGGTGGAAAAACCCATTAATCACTCTGATCAATCAGCAACAATAATCAGCAACAAAAACTTAGTTTATTAA
- a CDS encoding calcium-binding protein yields the protein MPVYNGTIYNDFLFGSFGNDTMYGNEGNDSIYGQGGNDYIDGGIGNDYIDGGDGADIIFGRAGNDNVFGGNGSDLLIGEAGADTLSGGNDTDYLFGGADNDVLLGGAGNDFVYGGYGNDILTGGTGADAFFFGSLLEGVDVIKDFQWIEGDVIQLSKSGFNASSLSQFNYNSLTGGLSFLGQQFATIENRPAGFAVSLDVQLI from the coding sequence ATGCCAGTTTACAACGGTACAATTTACAATGACTTCTTGTTCGGCAGTTTCGGTAATGACACCATGTACGGGAATGAAGGGAATGATAGCATTTACGGCCAAGGAGGCAACGACTACATCGACGGTGGAATAGGCAACGACTACATTGATGGTGGAGATGGTGCAGATATCATCTTCGGCCGCGCTGGAAATGACAATGTCTTCGGCGGAAACGGTAGTGACTTGCTCATTGGCGAAGCGGGTGCTGACACTTTATCAGGCGGAAACGACACTGATTATCTCTTTGGCGGAGCCGACAACGATGTTCTATTAGGAGGTGCTGGGAATGACTTTGTCTATGGCGGCTATGGCAATGATATCCTCACTGGCGGCACTGGTGCCGATGCCTTTTTTTTCGGTTCTCTTCTAGAAGGAGTTGACGTAATCAAGGATTTTCAGTGGATAGAGGGCGATGTCATCCAGCTCAGTAAGTCCGGATTTAATGCTAGTAGCCTTAGCCAATTTAACTACAATAGCTTAACAGGTGGGTTAAGTTTTCTTGGGCAACAATTCGCAACCATTGAAAATCGCCCCGCAGGGTTTGCTGTCTCTTTAGATGTTCAGCTTATTTAA
- the rlmN gene encoding 23S rRNA (adenine(2503)-C(2))-methyltransferase RlmN: MTLLAKSLEELTDWVKDQGQPAYRGKQLHQWLYEKGVHSLADISVFPQEWRSKMADYPIGRSLIHYRSVAPDRTRKYLLKLADGLIIEAVGIPSEKRLTVCVSSQVGCPMACDFCATGKGGFTRNLKAHEIVDQVLTVQEDFQQRVSHVVFMGMGEPLLNIPEVVTAIHCLNKDVGIGQRCLTISTVGLPHKIKQLAEHNLQITFAVSLHASNQQVRAKLIPSADHYLLSNLIQDCQEYVQITGRRVTFEYILLAGVNDLPEHARELAKLVKGFQSHVNLIPYNPIQEVDYQRPDEKRIKAFKTILEQEKVAVTVRYSRGLATDAACGQLRSSVMVQ, from the coding sequence ATGACTTTACTAGCGAAATCTTTAGAGGAACTGACCGACTGGGTAAAAGACCAGGGACAACCCGCTTATCGGGGTAAACAATTACACCAATGGCTATATGAAAAAGGGGTGCATTCTTTGGCGGATATTTCCGTATTCCCCCAAGAATGGCGCAGCAAGATGGCAGACTATCCTATTGGTCGTTCCCTTATACATTATCGCAGTGTAGCACCCGATCGCACTCGTAAATATCTGCTAAAACTGGCGGATGGTTTAATTATCGAAGCGGTGGGAATTCCTAGTGAAAAAAGATTGACAGTCTGTGTTTCTTCGCAAGTGGGTTGCCCGATGGCCTGTGATTTTTGTGCCACGGGAAAAGGGGGTTTTACTCGTAATTTAAAAGCACATGAAATCGTTGACCAAGTGTTAACAGTACAGGAGGATTTTCAGCAGCGAGTCAGTCATGTGGTATTTATGGGGATGGGGGAACCTTTATTAAATATCCCCGAAGTGGTGACAGCGATTCATTGCCTTAATAAAGATGTGGGTATCGGTCAGCGTTGTTTAACGATTTCTACCGTGGGATTGCCCCATAAAATCAAGCAACTAGCGGAACATAATTTGCAAATAACTTTTGCTGTTAGTCTCCATGCTTCTAATCAACAAGTTCGAGCTAAATTAATCCCCAGTGCCGACCATTATCTCCTAAGTAATCTGATCCAAGACTGTCAGGAATACGTTCAAATCACGGGACGAAGAGTGACATTTGAATACATTCTTTTAGCGGGAGTAAATGATTTACCCGAACACGCAAGGGAATTAGCCAAACTGGTGAAAGGTTTTCAATCCCACGTCAATCTCATCCCCTATAATCCTATTCAAGAGGTGGATTATCAACGGCCTGATGAAAAGAGAATTAAGGCTTTTAAAACTATTTTAGAACAGGAAAAAGTCGCCGTTACTGTCCGTTATTCCAGAGGTTTAGCGACCGATGCGGCCTGTGGACAATTGCGATCGAGCGTCATGGTACAATGA
- a CDS encoding phycobilisome linker polypeptide, producing the protein MQSLSSAKENRLFVYEVVGLSQNDNTDNLDYSIRKSGSVFLTVPYSRMNQEMRRITRLGARIVSIKPLNAAAAQ; encoded by the coding sequence ATGCAAAGTCTCTCTAGTGCCAAAGAAAATCGCCTTTTTGTCTATGAAGTCGTCGGTTTGAGTCAAAATGACAATACTGATAACCTAGATTATTCTATCCGTAAGAGTGGCAGTGTCTTTTTAACTGTTCCCTATAGCCGCATGAATCAAGAAATGCGTCGGATTACCCGTTTAGGCGCTCGCATCGTCAGCATTAAACCCTTAAACGCAGCTGCGGCCCAGTAG